The Hevea brasiliensis isolate MT/VB/25A 57/8 chromosome 9, ASM3005281v1, whole genome shotgun sequence nucleotide sequence aatccatactcatttgtacaaattcattcatgcttattacatatatcaaaattctcaattttataagtttacataatttgcaaactaattgcataaattcataatttacatcagatgcatattacatacaattttctaattttcattacaacataataaataattataatgctcaaattacataatatgactaatgtgagccctatctacatgcattgctgatgaggtgacaaccttaagcacttctgacacttctgcagatccggactccaGAAATCCTAGTCAATTGTCCACTGGATTTTTagtttcagtacctgcgcgagggaaacaaatctatcgcgctaagtaTTGCTGCTTGGTGGTGCAATaagataacaagaaaataatatatacaaataaagaaagaaatatattgtactttggatactctgtaatttaatctaatttaatataatacttctagtatcaactatctttcactctaatttatttttcttaaaaatcaaTTTATTCCTAAAGTCACAGTAGTAATATACTTATATatcttttgcaaatctttttatcattttattcaatactttctaggttatcaaagattatttcataataattaaattttaatatcgttccaattcatttcaattctttcaactaaataactaatctaatttattttaaatattcttactcttttatttaattgttaatattttcagttgctattattcttaactcatttcaataaatttcactgtccaagtaacctatgacaggctgactaaactggataacgggtcattggcactggacaccgcggtgccttgggccatcataccatgggacgtgaaatgcgGAACATCAACCACATAtgtagtcagaatggctaaaaagccatgatagcatatcagtatggctaaaagctatgataacatagaatcaggcataaaagccatgaatgcgggcataaagccatgaatacaagcataaagtcttacgcagtactgctaaaacaatactctattggcatgccaatctatccaatctgacacacgtgtctaggcaatacatgggcacattagtaccattaagggttaatatgtattagtatatcattaatttgttataagttttaattacaatttatatcaCTTAATTCTATTCCCAGTGGAaacataaatttttttgaatcacaattatacataatttatgcatttctcattatttatatattcattttatccttcatattgatcacaattcacaacgatggtaatcatataccattgtactcaaaatattcttcctttctctcctaATGAGAACTAAAGTCCTATTCACATatttatgtgattcatttattcatttcaaaatttatatgaattatcattTGTAATTCAAGAGATATCTTTACTTACTACGTATTTATAATTCCCCTTATTTTCTCTCATGTACCATTTAATATTAATGGgtctattatttcattatttattccattatatatattggttgtaacattctaaactttatttcctagtgtaaatacaatatctagactcattttcatctaatgcatatattcatgaattttgtttatataattcacaatttatcaattatatcatctatttttttcctttataattccttatctaatttattacatcattttacatgtccctaggttcaacattttcatttaCATTGATTTACAAACCACATTTCGAAATATATTAACAACGtttcctaagttctatttgtgatgagaatacaattgCCATCTACCTATTCTCATAATTTAGGTATACATTAAATCCTTTAAGTAGGGTACTATTGACCCTattagcaacttaagtttttgATAGTTATTATTCACTTGACTATTTTCCTTCAagggttgactttttaattcataatagatttgttaagcctaagttcatcaagataccacattttgcattttatttttgttggcattgattgccaaactcaattcctagcctcctagattttatttaaaattttcagaaattgaagtccaaattcactgttccattggaactGGCTAtagtaaaaatttgacaaaactttcttcatgaaagttattcctttatttgtcttctttaatttcctttttgaattactctatttggagttttgtaggtcaagttatggctattttaccgTAACTAGCCATattgacctgtacccaaaattctgggcagaattatttctgccagatttggtatcatgaatttggtggataattccattaggttaagtctagaatttgagtttgtgttctacatgaagattgttttaaattgtctaagctttccattaatataaaattcaggtcaattggatatttctacactgagttatggccaaatgaataaacactgttcatttggtcacttttaccaggtccagaattggttactcggatttggtcaaattttaggatattctaagtttattttctgagcaaggtttcttcttcaaagttgagccattatgtgtctagtttcatgtccaattggctttgcaccaattgaacctataccactcaagttacagctgcccaaacttgctagactcatatCTAGCcttgcaggtcctatgaggcagcatacccaacctcaaatcgaaagccataattcacttcaattcctcatcaaacatagccaaatggtcactaatttaccattaggactccaattccacaacacatgaacaaaaccctaacttcatgcctcaaaccctaattctcaaatatccattcatgcacatacatcaattcaacatacttaatgatgtttaagtatcatactcatgttcaagaccacccatatacaacttaaattcattcaaaactcatcaacacttccatcactaaggctgtcGAAAATTTTagttggtccatacatggatatgtttttttaatttcatgaatttctaactaaatccatacacctaacttcaaatttaaagagaaaaatggagagatatagcactaaccttttgatgagcTAACTTGAGCTTGTAATTCTTCTCAATTTCTTCTTCAAATTGCTGCTTTAAGCTTGCTCTAGTAGtaaggattaattttagtgaagataggaaggggttttatggtgtgaaATTAAGCAAATCAAAGCTTGAAAAAGCAAAGCTATGGAGGATGGGAGAGAAGAATCGGCCAAGGCTAGCAAAATGAAGAAGATGGGTTGATTTTTgtgttttaaatttcatttttatccTTTTTTATTAGCTTGTCATATGGTAATTTGGTGGAGctttttttaattgcatcatggtgatgtcataagtcccatttacttcattttcttttcttttctcctctactcattttcaatttaattttcatcactttttcttcatattttatgttatataatttgtttaattaattagacaagttggtcaaaaatcgtctctgaaggagaaatgaccaaaatgccctccgtttggcttaaggagccaaaactgtctgtactgatcttaaaaattctcctaaccttttcttggcattctaatgctacctagggtgccgtaactcttctctggagtcacaaaaattatttcatggaattTACCTTAGGTTTAGGGCTTCAAGCTGTGAAGACAataacttcccgttagggtcacccatcaccgggacactggcttatttaactttgttgtatttcatttctaaaatttttccttaatttttcttacacttatttgaattatttatgagtcCTCACTCTAGTATAATTATAGTTGTAGAccttctagctatccggacagacattgatcactggaacagtagaacgtacggactatctaaagtgagggtgttacacacattGATTTTCATTCCTCTTTCTAGCTCATGAGAAGGAAATAGATGAGCAGCTTCTTCATTGACTGTTGTAGTAGTATTTATAAGTTGTTGAAAAAAATGGCAAGGGTTGTACTGAATATATCTTTTACTGTTTCTTCTCTTTTGAACTACTCTATTATTGAAGCACACGTATCAAACTCACTATTGTTTacactaaaaaatttaatttttttatgttcaAACTTatgattaattagattaattttttaaattaattttattgtattaaTTTAAGTGTGAGGTCTGAAATAAATATTTGTTAATTAATTTTGGTGTTATAAGATACTTACAGTGGAAGTTATTAACTGATAATGCTGTTGTAAGAAGTTATTAAGTCAGGGGAGAAGTTACCTACTACAGACGAGATTAGTAGCAGTTATTGGAAGTGGATAGCAATTGATGGTACATGCAGGATGTTAAGGGGTGCAAGTTTTGGAGCTTTTTAGGTTCAACTAGGTTCTCTTAGGTGTAGCAATAAATAGTTAGTATGATGCTATGGGAAAAAGCCTAACAACCTAGCCAACCAACCAATTAATCAATCAATCAACTCAATCAATTAAAACAATCCAAAGACTCTAGTAGTATAATCAATTCAAGACTTCAGTAGTTTAATCAATCCAAGACTTCATCagtcaatttcaattttcaagcaTTGTCTATTTCAATTTTTGTTGCAATTTCAATTTTTAATCATTGTCTTTACTTTCAATCAAGTGATACAATTTCAACTCTAGCTCTAGAAAGACAAACTCTCATTTCTTCATTTATTTTGCAATTAAAGGCAAAGTTGCTTTTAGTGCAGCCAGTTCCTACAATCATCTGATTTAGAAGTTAGGAGCGCATCCCAGTTGATACACTCAGTATCTAACACGCTCGAATTCAAGGTGTTTGTCAGCCAAATTGTTTTTATAGCAAACAATTTTTGGTAAGTTCAGTGGGACCAAGGATCTCATTTGTACACCAATTTCCACTGTTCTTACCCAAAACTTGCAAATAGTTTTTAGCTCGTCTAGTGGAACATGAAGATCAACTTCTACTATTTCAACATTTTACTTTTCTTAACAAAAAGTTGCAAACAATTTTTTTGCACACTTAATAGGATAGATTGTTATTTTTGCACTCATTATGGAATGAAAATCtccttttattctttttttttgtaGAATTTTCGATTTAGGTTCCTTAAGGCCACTAGAAACAAGAAGTTAGCTAAGCAAAAATAGTGTCGTGTCTTAGGACTCAGAGGGACTCAACTTCCATATTCCCCAAATGGtggaataattttaaaaatgaccaattccCTAGGGAGAAGAGGTTCAAAATCATGACCCAATAGAGATTGCACATACCTTAGTTGTTGATGCAAAATAGAGGTAGGGTGAGTCAGTTCTTGTTGCTATTATTGAAGATACCAATGCACCATCCATCACCGAGGTCTTGAAAAAAGAGTTAAAAATGATCAAACTTCAAACAAACTTGCTAATGCAATTCATCTTTtaattaaaaagttaaattttCCAATGCATATATTGTCTAATGGCCAATTCACTAGGACAGAGGCAAATCCCAAATAAAGAAATGAGCCTGGTTGAAAATCTGTGAAACCTGGATATTTTGGCTGAAAAGGGCTGGAGCTGTGGACCAATGATGCTACAATAAACCAtaaaagaagaacaaaagttaaCTTACAAGCTGCTTGTAACCAATATTGTTCCTCTCTGCTATAGTCTCAACCTCGTACCAAGCATCAGTATCAGGAAGTCCCAATGCAGCCTTGACAATGGCAAATAATAAGATCAAAATATGTCATGTTTGATATGGaagaaaataggcaacacaagaaAAAGTGAAGACAAAGAACACCACCATGTGAGATGCCAACAGAATTAGTTTGATAAAAACAAaagatattattataaataagaaTAAATATTCTTTACATAAATATGTACAACTGGAATATTATTCTTTTAAATGTTTGTGTAGTTTTAATTTAGATCATTACTTtagttttcttaattttattatattattacaccaaaaAGATGTGTTTAATAAAAGGTTAAGAAATCAAAGTTAAATATTACCTCTATAAGTTTTAACCTTTAAAACCCCCAAGAGagtataaatattaattaggttaaaaattaattttatatttttaaatatccaAACAACATTAAAAAGCCGTTAAAAATTATAAAGGTAATAATTACTTTGGTTAAACTCATACCAATCACCTCATCTCTGTAAAAGAAAATTTCTAATTAGTTTTAaagttttttaattaattaacataatttttttaattatatataaagaaaagaaaaataaatacaaataaGTATAACAATTACAAACAATATACAATGCACATTAAAAAATACTAATAACAGTAAAAATATTGAACAAAGAGTATTATATTAATTaggattattaatatattttagaaaaatattaTTAGGTTAGACTCCATTTATTTCGCAGAAATAACTTGtatgtaaaaaatattttctatgaaaaatattttctgaaaaaaaattttcataaaaatattttttattatttagttccAATGCTAAATTAATGATATGTGTTTAAATTCTGTATGTATAagtgttttcatattttaataaaattatcaaaatctaaaaaatagaaaataatttaattttttcattaaccaagaaaatattttcttttgatctATTTTTTTAAGTGTCTCAaagtatgaaaaatattttacaagaaaaTATTGTTAACCTTGTACTAAACCACCTTTTACTCTAAAAAAAAATTCCTATTGGTTTTAAAgcttattaattaattgtaatataatttttttaaaattatatataaagaaaaataattataaataagtatAACAGGTACAAACAACATACAAAGtatgttaaaaaatattaaaaatataaaaataccaaACAAAGAGTATTGCATTAATTaggattattaatatattttagaaaaatattaTTAGGCTAAATAAGAATTGACTTTAATCTATTTTGACTAAGCAAAAGCATCCCTTGATATAAAATTAAGAAACACTTAATCATGCTTCTCTTTGACGTCAACCTCAAAAACATATAGAAATATAATAGTGGTTCAATCTCGTAAcataaaaatttagagatttaaattttttgatatttattttctcataaaaatttttaatatgaaaaaataattatatgtaaGTATATGATTGATTTCATGACAGGAGTCGAATCCAATAAATTTGTATTAGCTCTTGACATTAATTGATCCttcaaaatattgagattttaaaagaaattattgaataaataaataaacaatacACTTTTAAAtaggattttttttatttgttagaTGATTTTATATATTAATCATAAATATTTGTGAGCAGAACTATAATTATTTGAATATTTTACAATTTATCTTTGAAATATAATAACAAATtatcatttttctttattttttttaaatatttattctcAAATTATGCTAATGTTATGAAATAGTGTGGTGACTAAACTCAGTCAACGGTAGGCTCAAAACCAAAGCCGGTCAAACTCATATTTGACCCAAATCGAAGTTAAATTGAACTAAAATTGAATCAAAACTAAAGTCATGTTTGGCATTGAGTTTTAAAGTCTGAAAttacttttctgaataaaagcatCATTTTAGATGTCGTTGagaaaaacaatttaaaaaaaattattttgttattttaagtttttatgactaaaactaattaaatttaatttttaattattttttaatactttctaattagtatatttaaaaaagtaattttttaaaCAACAGTTTTAACAACAATGCTAAACAGCCCTAAATTGAATGATTTTAAGTCGAAACACTTTTTCTATTAAAAAATTTTGACAGTTGAATTTGAGCCAAATTGAATGGAATTAGAATTGGGATTGGTATCTAAACCggatcaaaattttgaagggttCACAATTTTGATTCCAAATCATCCTTTTAAGGGAATCAAAACTTTCGATTTCGATCAGGTTGGAATCGAAACCGGTTCGGTGGCGGGTCTAGGTGACCCAAGTTGTACTTGCTTGAGTACGCCGGACGAAGAATGTTGGCCTCACATGGGACACAATTGCAATGAGATGCAATCAGAGACTAAGGCGTTAGTCAAAGTAAACGATCCCACAAATTCCAAACTATCTGCACGACAGCGTATAACTGTAGCAATTATTTTGACTTTTGTGGTGTTGGTCAAAGTAAACTCTTCAGCTTTCCTCACTGCACGACGACTTTGTACTTTGCATCATCATAGTCGTTGCCACCCCGGATACCACCTCTTTCCTTTTGTCAAATCATTCGTTTGTCTTCATCTCTCTCCCATCCAATATGTGcatgcaatttaattttttttttaaatattcaaCTCTAGTGGGTTAAATTTTTACCTCAAAAAtcgattatataaaattttttttattttaaataattttttaaatataattaataaattttgatttatttttaccaCTTTAAATTTATGATTTTTAACTTCAAtagaatttctttattttttttaaatttactaccatatatttttttaatagtatcttaataaattattttcttaacatATCTAATATAAACTTGATTATATATAAGAAtgagtttaataattattaaattaaatatttatattaaaatttatataaaaataattaaaatatatattatagatatatgattttaaatataaatatttaatttaattattattaaatttatttttatatgaattaaaattttttataatcgcacttttttattattattattattattattattattattattattattattattattattcatttaatttttatttaatagttattattattatttttttcaaaaggtatatttattatttttacatgTCATGCTTAATAGACATATAAATGATTATATAAAAGAGCAAGTTGCAAAtttttgtaaatatataaatgattgCATCTTGTCTTTAAAAAGCTATCTTCTAAGCTTGCAGGTTGCAGGTGCTTCGTCAATCATTTCACTTTCCTTTTCCCTTGGCTTCTCTCCTTGTGTTTGTGTTTAACAAAGAGAGCTGAGCTAAAATGGGACGTCCCCAAGGAGACTCTTCCTCATACCAAACTGATCAACCTCAAGAATACCCACTGGACGCAACCATTGAATCCACTGCCATTCAATCTGATTTCGCTGCTCAAACccttgaaatcaactactatgatTCTACCCAACAGGACATGTACAGTGCTGACCCTGAACCCCAACAACAACAAGAAGACTATAACCAGCAGCCACCGCAACAACAGCAATACCAGCCATCACAATTCCAGCCACCTGAAGCTCGGCAGCCGCAAGCACAACAGTACCCTCCTACACCTCCGCAAGCTAACCAGGGCTATGGGCCTTCACCAACCCCGCCTTCCCAGTTTCCACCCCAAAGTGGACCAAACAACCCAGCATACCCACTACAAGGTCCACAAACAATCCCATCTCGACCCCCACAATTCCCAGCTCAGAGCCCGATTCAGCCTGCTGCATACCCACCACAAAGTCCACAAACAATTCCTACCCAGCCAGTGCAGTTTCCACCCCCAAGCCCACAATCCCACCCGATTTACCCTGGCGGGACGAATCAAACTGTAGCGTTCCCGCCACAACTCCCACAACAGATTTCAAGAAATTATCCTCCTCAGGTTACACCGCAGCCTTTTCCTCCTCAGGCAGCACTGCAAGCTTTCACTCAAAATGCTTACCAAGCACCACAGCCACAGGCAGTGTCATTCCCTCCACAGAATAATGCTGCACCGGGATATAACATGCCATCTTCGCCATATAAACCCGCAGCTCAGGCAACAATGGCCGCACCAGGGATTCCGGTGATGACACAGGAAGGGCAGGTTTACAATGAGGGCTGGAGGACTGGGCTATTTGATTGCATGGAAGATCCAATGAACGGTAAGTGTATCCTTATTCTTCCTATATATCTCTTTAattcttatcaaagaaaagaattgGAAAACACTGATATGTGTTTTTTTACATTGATCAGCTGTGACAACAGCGTGCTTCCCATGCATCACATTTGGCCAAGTTGCAGAAATTATTGACAATGGCCACACCTGTAAGTGATTATATTTTctcaattaaaaagaaaataccaATCATATATTATTCATCTTCATAAGGAAATTTCATCAGGgtattaaaaagaaataagaaaaaaagcTAAATATGAATGATCTTATTGTATGTATTTGAATATGCAGCATGTGGGACGAGTGGACTGTTGTATGGTTTGATCGCGGCCTTCATAGGGTTGCCATGCATAATGTCATGCAGCTATCGAACGAAGCTAAGGGCAAAGTATGGACTGGTGGAGTCGCCGGCCCCGGACTGGGTCACTCATTTC carries:
- the LOC110659815 gene encoding protein PLANT CADMIUM RESISTANCE 6, whose product is MGRPQGDSSSYQTDQPQEYPLDATIESTAIQSDFAAQTLEINYYDSTQQDMYSADPEPQQQQEDYNQQPPQQQQYQPSQFQPPEARQPQAQQYPPTPPQANQGYGPSPTPPSQFPPQSGPNNPAYPLQGPQTIPSRPPQFPAQSPIQPAAYPPQSPQTIPTQPVQFPPPSPQSHPIYPGGTNQTVAFPPQLPQQISRNYPPQVTPQPFPPQAALQAFTQNAYQAPQPQAVSFPPQNNAAPGYNMPSSPYKPAAQATMAAPGIPVMTQEGQVYNEGWRTGLFDCMEDPMNAVTTACFPCITFGQVAEIIDNGHTSCGTSGLLYGLIAAFIGLPCIMSCSYRTKLRAKYGLVESPAPDWVTHFFCEWCALCQEYRELQRRGLDPAIGWQGNVRRQSMQPPQVAMMPPMDQKMMP